A single region of the Arthrobacter sp. PAMC25564 genome encodes:
- a CDS encoding ATP-dependent DNA helicase, whose translation MTEAPPAADPATRPAGLPAARFSPEELSAMLGEKNSPTAEQSLIISSPLSPRLVIAGAGSGKTATMADRVVWLVANGWVRPEEVLGVTFTRKAAGELATRIRAKLAALQRIAAADTQNQVFPAGLLSTDALEPKVSTYHSYASGIVADYGLRLGVERDVVLLGGAQSFQLASEVVEAYDGDYEHFRSAKSTLVKAVIQLAGECSEHLRDPAEVRGWLLERVAEFEALPYVATARKNPSQAAGELSGMLRTRASVTDLVGRYAEAKRARGALDFGDLVALAARVASEIPVAAQMERQRYKVVLLDEFQDTSHAQLVLFARLFGDGHAVTAVGDPNQSIYGFRGASAGQLFHFVREFPVRADGDDAVAGPMDPAHPAPAGQVSPSSHAGRQFAVAPTSYLTTAWRNGRNILSAANVISAPLSKAAAHAGAAGARDTAGSVEVPPLQPSPAAVQGRVVMGRFGTDEDEAAAIAGDVLKFRVTDFDAAPSPESVPPAMAVLCRRRAQMECIRREFEARGIPYEIVGLGGLLDTPEIIDLVATLRVLADPGRSDSLMRLLAGARWRIGPADLMAFRDWSGFLARRRGRPGSSDVDGGPDTETGDEAVIEGDLTDAASLVEALDWLPREGWTSAHGRRLSPAALDRLRRLSAELRQLRSFMGDDLTTLLGEVERAMLLDIEVASRPGISIHQARRNLDAFQDAAAGFLHTSQRVDVLAFLAWLEAAAAEENGLDAAAPEVNHEAVQLLTVHASKGLEWDVVFVPGLNSGAFPSSRDSRWSSGSAALPWPLRGDRADLPQWDLEQPDQKGWLDAEKDFKSAVQAHGEAEERRLAYVAYTRAKHVLWTSSAAWVGSRAGMAEMSPFLAELEVLAAEGAAEIHPLSVTEESLPVESPLTSELEVAVWPYDPLEGPHDPRTDTRLRLVPGRRAAMESAAARVLQILASGDPGAPDDAGKDVGNEAGNRRPLRGPAAGWAREAATLLERRSRRTAGRDVHLPGHISASTLVDLEDDARSVVARLRRPVPREPGMSARKGTAFHAWVEEYFGAAGMLDLGDAAGSDDHIDAAYGLDAMVDTFRRSEWADRAPAHVEVPVETRIGEVVVRGRIDAVFRDADGGWDLVDWKTGRRPSASQLKVKAVQLALYRLAWSRLKGVPLEDVRAAFYYVADDQVVRPHDLGTAERLEEIVAAALGQTPPADV comes from the coding sequence ATGACCGAGGCACCACCGGCAGCAGATCCGGCAACCCGTCCCGCCGGCCTTCCCGCTGCGCGGTTCAGCCCGGAAGAACTGTCGGCCATGCTGGGCGAGAAGAACAGCCCCACGGCCGAACAGTCCCTCATCATTTCGTCGCCCCTGTCACCGCGGCTCGTGATCGCAGGCGCCGGCTCGGGAAAGACCGCGACCATGGCGGACCGGGTGGTGTGGCTCGTAGCCAACGGCTGGGTCCGGCCGGAGGAAGTGCTCGGCGTGACCTTCACCCGCAAGGCGGCCGGGGAACTGGCCACCCGGATCCGCGCCAAGCTGGCCGCACTGCAGCGCATCGCCGCGGCGGACACGCAGAACCAGGTGTTCCCTGCTGGCCTGCTGAGCACCGACGCGCTCGAGCCGAAGGTTTCCACCTACCACTCCTACGCCAGCGGGATCGTCGCCGATTACGGACTGCGGCTCGGGGTGGAAAGGGACGTGGTGCTGCTCGGCGGGGCCCAGTCTTTCCAGCTCGCGAGCGAGGTGGTGGAAGCCTACGACGGCGACTACGAGCACTTCCGGTCCGCCAAGTCCACCCTCGTCAAGGCGGTGATCCAGCTCGCTGGTGAATGTTCGGAGCACCTCCGCGACCCGGCCGAGGTGCGCGGCTGGCTGCTGGAGCGGGTCGCCGAGTTCGAGGCGCTGCCCTACGTTGCCACCGCCAGGAAGAACCCCAGCCAGGCTGCGGGGGAGCTCAGCGGGATGCTGCGCACCCGCGCGAGCGTCACGGACCTGGTGGGCCGCTACGCGGAGGCGAAGCGGGCCAGGGGAGCGCTGGACTTCGGGGACCTCGTGGCCCTGGCAGCCCGGGTGGCCAGCGAGATCCCGGTCGCGGCGCAAATGGAACGCCAGCGCTATAAGGTGGTGCTGTTGGACGAGTTCCAGGACACCTCGCACGCCCAGCTCGTGCTCTTCGCCAGGCTCTTCGGCGACGGCCACGCCGTGACCGCGGTGGGGGACCCGAACCAGTCCATCTACGGATTCCGTGGCGCCTCTGCCGGGCAGCTCTTCCACTTCGTCCGCGAATTCCCGGTCCGGGCGGACGGGGATGACGCCGTGGCCGGCCCCATGGACCCGGCGCACCCGGCGCCCGCCGGCCAGGTTTCACCCAGCTCCCATGCCGGACGGCAGTTCGCCGTGGCGCCGACGTCGTACCTGACCACCGCCTGGCGCAACGGCCGGAACATCCTCTCCGCCGCCAATGTCATTTCCGCCCCGCTCAGCAAGGCGGCCGCCCATGCCGGTGCCGCCGGCGCCCGGGACACCGCGGGGAGCGTTGAGGTGCCGCCGCTGCAGCCCAGCCCGGCTGCGGTCCAGGGCAGGGTGGTGATGGGGCGCTTCGGCACGGACGAGGACGAGGCCGCCGCGATCGCCGGCGACGTCCTGAAGTTCCGGGTCACCGACTTCGACGCCGCGCCGTCGCCCGAATCCGTCCCGCCAGCTATGGCCGTGTTGTGCCGGCGCCGGGCCCAGATGGAATGCATCCGGCGCGAATTCGAGGCCCGGGGGATTCCCTACGAGATCGTCGGCCTCGGCGGCCTGCTGGATACCCCCGAAATCATCGACCTTGTCGCAACGCTCCGGGTTCTGGCCGATCCCGGCCGCTCAGACTCCCTGATGCGCCTGCTGGCAGGTGCGCGGTGGCGGATCGGCCCCGCGGACCTGATGGCGTTCCGCGACTGGTCCGGCTTCCTCGCCCGCCGCCGGGGCCGTCCCGGCAGTTCCGACGTCGACGGCGGCCCGGACACCGAGACCGGCGACGAGGCCGTGATCGAGGGGGACCTCACGGATGCCGCCAGCCTTGTCGAGGCCCTGGACTGGCTGCCGCGCGAAGGCTGGACCTCCGCGCACGGCCGCCGGCTCAGCCCCGCGGCGCTGGACCGGCTCCGGCGGCTGTCGGCGGAGCTCCGGCAACTGCGCAGCTTCATGGGGGACGACCTCACCACGCTCCTCGGCGAGGTCGAACGCGCCATGCTCCTGGACATCGAAGTGGCCTCACGTCCGGGGATCAGCATCCACCAGGCCCGCCGGAACCTGGACGCCTTCCAGGATGCCGCCGCCGGGTTCCTGCACACCTCGCAACGGGTCGACGTGCTGGCCTTCCTTGCCTGGCTGGAGGCCGCGGCCGCCGAGGAGAACGGACTCGATGCCGCCGCGCCGGAAGTGAACCATGAGGCCGTCCAGCTGCTGACGGTGCACGCCTCCAAGGGCCTGGAATGGGACGTCGTGTTTGTGCCCGGACTCAACTCCGGGGCCTTCCCCAGCAGCCGTGACTCGCGCTGGAGCAGCGGCAGCGCGGCCCTGCCCTGGCCGCTGCGCGGGGACCGGGCCGACCTGCCGCAATGGGACCTCGAGCAGCCGGACCAGAAGGGCTGGCTCGACGCCGAAAAGGACTTCAAGTCAGCAGTCCAGGCCCACGGCGAAGCCGAGGAACGGCGCCTGGCCTACGTGGCCTACACACGGGCCAAGCACGTCCTCTGGACGTCCAGCGCGGCCTGGGTGGGCTCCCGGGCCGGCATGGCGGAGATGTCGCCGTTCCTTGCCGAACTTGAGGTTCTCGCCGCCGAGGGCGCCGCGGAGATCCACCCGCTCTCCGTGACCGAGGAATCGCTGCCGGTGGAGAGCCCGTTGACCTCTGAGCTCGAAGTCGCGGTGTGGCCCTACGATCCCCTGGAGGGGCCGCATGATCCCCGGACGGACACACGGCTGAGGCTCGTTCCGGGCCGCCGGGCGGCCATGGAATCGGCGGCGGCCCGGGTGCTGCAGATCCTGGCATCAGGGGACCCGGGCGCCCCGGACGATGCCGGCAAGGATGTCGGGAACGAAGCCGGGAACCGCCGGCCGTTACGAGGCCCCGCCGCCGGATGGGCCAGGGAGGCTGCGACGCTGCTGGAGCGCCGTTCCCGGCGGACCGCCGGGCGGGACGTCCACCTCCCGGGGCACATTTCCGCCTCAACGCTCGTGGACCTCGAGGACGACGCGCGCTCGGTGGTGGCCCGGCTGCGGCGCCCCGTCCCGCGCGAACCCGGGATGTCTGCCCGGAAGGGCACCGCCTTCCATGCCTGGGTCGAGGAGTACTTCGGCGCCGCCGGCATGCTGGACCTCGGCGACGCCGCCGGCTCGGACGACCACATCGACGCGGCCTACGGGCTGGACGCCATGGTGGACACCTTCCGCCGGTCCGAATGGGCCGACCGAGCCCCCGCCCACGTCGAGGTCCCCGTGGAGACGAGGATCGGTGAGGTGGTGGTCCGCGGCCGGATCGACGCCGTCTTCCGGGACGCCGACGGTGGCTGGGACCTCGTGGACTGGAAGACCGGGCGCCGTCCCTCCGCCAGCCAGTTGAAGGTCAAGGCCGTCCAGTTGGCGCTCTACCGGCTGGCGTGGTCCAGGCTCAAGGGAGTCCCGCTGGAGGACGTCAGGGCCGCGTTCTACTACGTCGCTGACGACCAGGTGGTCCGCCCGCACGACCTCGGAACCGCGGAGAGGCTCGAGGAGATTGTGGCCGCGGCGCTGGGACAGACCCCACCGGCGGACGTCTAG
- a CDS encoding macrolide 2'-phosphotransferase codes for MRRKPIELAAIATAAVPGLTPTAVSSAPDDPADFDSALLLDSEGKHWRVRSPRHAEASARLETEFLVLRAFVPGIRAELPFLMPTVAGTVRQGALSTFVYSHLAGATRSIEELSNGSAALACEIGAALAAIHDLPHSLVSNADLPSYTPNEFRQRRLNELDQAATTGKIPPLLLRRWEHAMEDVSLWRFNPCVVHGDLHEDNLLVDGDRVTAVTGWTDLRIGDPADDMAWLVASNEQAFVDAVLAQYTASRRDAPDAHLLRRAALSAEFALAQYLVKGLAAGNQDMIREAESMLNVLAEDVAEHGGQPISVEPLPQPAAPAVPGNPQDTDGAGMPATPAVSKVTLLPPDPVPGPDAVSGPGAVPAATSRPAVDVTPIPQEAENDGTSGDGTGDATVNAPEDDSTQSIAVVEPAVVDGTPTTSIAVVEAKSP; via the coding sequence GTGAGAAGAAAACCAATCGAACTGGCAGCGATAGCAACCGCGGCGGTCCCCGGCCTGACCCCGACCGCCGTTAGCTCTGCGCCCGACGATCCGGCGGACTTCGATTCGGCCCTTCTCCTGGATTCCGAAGGCAAACACTGGCGTGTCCGGTCCCCACGGCACGCCGAAGCCAGCGCCCGGCTCGAGACGGAATTCCTGGTGCTGCGCGCCTTCGTTCCCGGCATCCGGGCGGAGCTGCCCTTCCTGATGCCCACGGTGGCCGGAACCGTCCGGCAGGGCGCCCTGAGCACCTTCGTCTACTCCCATCTCGCCGGAGCCACCCGCTCCATCGAAGAACTGAGCAACGGATCCGCGGCCCTGGCCTGCGAAATCGGCGCGGCCCTGGCCGCCATCCATGACCTCCCGCATTCCCTCGTCAGCAACGCCGACCTGCCGAGCTACACCCCCAACGAGTTCCGGCAGCGCCGGCTGAACGAACTGGACCAGGCCGCGACGACCGGCAAGATCCCGCCGCTGCTGCTGCGCCGCTGGGAACACGCGATGGAGGATGTCTCGCTGTGGCGGTTCAACCCGTGCGTGGTCCACGGCGACCTCCATGAAGACAACCTCCTGGTCGACGGCGACCGCGTGACCGCCGTGACCGGCTGGACCGACCTCCGCATCGGGGACCCTGCCGATGACATGGCCTGGCTGGTCGCCTCGAATGAACAGGCCTTCGTGGACGCGGTGCTGGCACAGTACACCGCCAGCCGGCGCGACGCGCCCGACGCCCACCTGTTGCGGCGCGCGGCGCTGTCCGCCGAATTCGCGCTGGCGCAGTACCTGGTCAAGGGCCTCGCCGCCGGAAACCAGGACATGATCCGCGAGGCAGAGTCCATGCTCAACGTGCTGGCAGAGGATGTCGCCGAACACGGCGGGCAGCCGATCAGCGTCGAACCGCTGCCCCAGCCGGCCGCGCCCGCCGTTCCGGGCAACCCGCAGGATACCGACGGGGCCGGTATGCCGGCCACTCCCGCGGTCAGCAAGGTGACCTTGCTCCCGCCGGATCCGGTTCCCGGACCGGACGCGGTGTCCGGACCCGGCGCGGTTCCCGCCGCCACGTCGAGGCCTGCCGTGGACGTGACGCCCATCCCGCAGGAGGCGGAGAACGACGGCACCAGCGGGGACGGCACCGGGGACGCGACTGTCAACGCCCCGGAGGACGACTCAACCCAGTCCATCGCCGTGGTCGAGCCCGCCGTGGTCGACGGCACGCCGACCACCAGCATCGCCGTGGTCGAAGCGAAGTCGCCCTAG
- the nudC gene encoding NAD(+) diphosphatase, producing MSVPANHLMETVLPVRPALIDRGSAARMKPGMLEELLRPGAARAVVLSGRQALVSGNGLVLLDAAELAARLRDTAYAPEHLIYLGAALDGTGLDEGTRLVLFILPEQFEVRAEEFEPHVAGIPDGAQWAGFRDVAARLNPTDTALFIEASAIANWHASHTHCPRCGTATQPEAGGWVRRCPADGSEHYPRTDPAIIVTVVGPDGRLLLGGGGPLDAKNYSTLAGFVEPGETLEQAVVREIGEEVGVRVTAAQYLGSQSWPFPASLMLGFTATTADTEATPDGVEVTRARWFSRGELQEAVLSGEIVISSRLSIARALIEHWYGGVIRDRPETE from the coding sequence ATGAGCGTGCCGGCGAACCACCTGATGGAGACCGTTCTTCCCGTGCGCCCGGCGCTCATAGACCGCGGATCCGCCGCCCGGATGAAGCCCGGGATGCTTGAGGAGCTCCTCCGCCCCGGCGCGGCGCGTGCCGTGGTGCTCTCCGGCCGGCAGGCCCTCGTCAGCGGCAACGGCCTCGTCCTGCTGGACGCGGCGGAGCTCGCGGCGCGGCTCCGGGATACCGCGTACGCGCCCGAACACCTGATCTACCTTGGCGCAGCGCTGGACGGTACCGGGCTGGACGAAGGCACCCGGCTGGTCCTCTTTATCCTTCCGGAGCAGTTTGAGGTCCGCGCCGAGGAGTTCGAACCACATGTGGCCGGTATCCCGGATGGTGCGCAGTGGGCCGGCTTCCGCGACGTCGCCGCCCGGTTGAACCCCACGGACACCGCGCTGTTCATCGAAGCCAGCGCCATCGCCAACTGGCATGCCAGCCACACGCACTGCCCGCGCTGCGGCACCGCCACGCAGCCGGAAGCCGGGGGCTGGGTCCGCCGGTGCCCGGCCGACGGCTCCGAACACTACCCCCGCACGGATCCGGCCATCATCGTCACCGTGGTGGGCCCGGACGGCCGGCTGCTGCTGGGCGGCGGCGGTCCCCTCGACGCGAAGAACTATTCGACCCTGGCAGGCTTCGTCGAACCGGGGGAAACACTCGAACAGGCGGTGGTCCGCGAGATCGGCGAGGAGGTCGGGGTCCGGGTCACCGCCGCCCAGTACCTGGGCTCCCAGTCATGGCCTTTTCCGGCCTCCCTCATGCTCGGATTCACCGCCACGACGGCGGACACGGAAGCCACACCCGACGGCGTCGAGGTCACGCGGGCCCGCTGGTTCAGCCGGGGTGAGCTGCAGGAAGCGGTGCTCAGCGGGGAAATCGTCATCTCCAGCAGGCTGTCCATCGCCCGCGCCCTCATCGAGCACTGGTATGGCGGGGTCATCCGGGACCGCCCGGAGACCGAATGA